From the Mycobacterium noviomagense genome, the window CACGGCTTGAATACCGGGCGTTCTTGGCGGTCCCAATAGATCGCCAAGGCCAGCAGCACGTTTTGCATGATCAAGTAGGGCACCTGGATGGTGAAGGTGACCCACGCCAGATCGTTGAACAGCTGGGTCAGCTCCGGAGGCCGCTCCGGGCGGAAAGCGGCCAGGAGCCAAAACAGGTTGGCAATCAGAAAGATCGCCGGGCCGCCGGCCGCGCAGGCGAGCATGCAATAAGCCAAGATCGGAGTCCGGTGGGCCATCCGGCGAATCTGCATCACGAGCAGCATCACAATCGGGATCAAACCCACGCAGAACCAGTTGAACAAAATCATGCAGTAGCGAATGCGCGAGAGATTCGCGGGATCGCGGTAGAAAGCGGCAACCTGCTCCGCCGGCATCGTTGGCGACATCGGATGGACGAAGCCCGGGAATAAGAAGAACGCGGAGATCCAGATGATCGCCACTGCGGGCAGCGTCCAAAACAGAATCAACTCACCATTGGTTCGTCTCATGATCTCGGATCCTCACAGGAACGCTTGCCGATCGGCTATGGGGGAAGCTAGCCGATCGGCTAGCTCCGGTCAAGGGTCCGCGACGCCTAGTCCGACTGGACTAAGTCCAGTAGTCTGGTGGATATGCCGACAGTCAACATTCACGAGGCGAAGACCCACTTATCCCAATTGCTCGCCCGGGTCGAGAACGGCGAGACTGTCACGATCGCACGCGCCGGGAAGCCCGTCGCCGACCTCGTCCCACACCTGCGCACCGATATCGTCTTCGGCGCGCTCGCCGGCCGACTCGATTACGACGCCGATCACTTCGACGATGTCGACCGCGATCTCCAGGCCCTGTTCGGCATCGCATGAGCGGCCTGTTGCTAGACACCCATGTCCTGCTGTGGCTGCTCGACGACAACCCGCGGCTCGGCGCTGATGCACGAAAACGGATCGCGGCGAGTGCGGCCGTCTACGTCTCCGCTGCGAGCACATCGGAGCTGGCCATCAAGGCGGCCATCGGCAAGCTGACCCTGCCTGACGACCTCGACGAGGCGATCGACCGATCCGCGTTGCGCGATCTGCCCGTCACACGTCACCACACCCTGGCGTCCGACCTCACCGCACTACCGCACAAGGATCCCATCGATGCGCTTCTTGTCGCCCAAGCAAAGACAGAACGACTCACGCTACTCACCGCAGACGCCAAGCTGCTGAGGGTCTTGCCTGATGCAGTCGACGCCCGGCGCTGAGTGACGCGCTCGTTTACTTTGCGACAGAACCGAGTTCCACTGTCCCCGTGTGGATCCCAGCAATGACACCACCGTCGACGAGCAGGTCTGTGCCGGTGATGAAGCTCGCCGAGTGTCCGAGGAGGAACTCGGTAGCGGCAGCGATGTCATCGGGCGTGCCGATGCGCCGCAGCCCGGCGTTGTCGACCATGGCCTGCATGAGCGGCCCGGATTCGCCGCTTAGTTCCAGCCGCCCCATCTCCGTGGAGATGACGCCCGGGCTGACGCAGTTGATCCGAGCGCCGCGCCCGCCCCAGGTGATCGCTGCGGC encodes:
- a CDS encoding type II toxin-antitoxin system Phd/YefM family antitoxin is translated as MPTVNIHEAKTHLSQLLARVENGETVTIARAGKPVADLVPHLRTDIVFGALAGRLDYDADHFDDVDRDLQALFGIA
- a CDS encoding type II toxin-antitoxin system VapC family toxin is translated as MSGLLLDTHVLLWLLDDNPRLGADARKRIAASAAVYVSAASTSELAIKAAIGKLTLPDDLDEAIDRSALRDLPVTRHHTLASDLTALPHKDPIDALLVAQAKTERLTLLTADAKLLRVLPDAVDARR